From the genome of Ferviditalea candida, one region includes:
- the nadA gene encoding quinolinate synthase NadA: protein MEALAMEHKAEQNRLLKERLLELKKERNAIILAHYYQRDEIQEVADFRGDSFLLAQKAAETDADVIVFCGVHFMGESAKILAPDKTVLIPDERAGCPMADMVNVDGLRELKKRHPNAKVVTYINSSAEIKAETDICCTSSNAIKVIQSLDTDEIIWVPDKNLGQYVQKFTDKKMIIWEGYCNTHDMLTVKDIEEMRSQHPNAEVVVHPECRPEVVAMADFVGSTTAIIDYCKKSDSKEFIVGTEDGTGYQLELDSPDKKFYFASKYLVCPNMKVNNLKKLVRALETMQPQIYVPPHIADKARASLLRMLEVK, encoded by the coding sequence ATGGAAGCTTTGGCTATGGAACACAAAGCGGAGCAGAATCGTTTGCTTAAAGAAAGGCTGCTCGAGCTGAAAAAAGAACGGAATGCCATAATTTTGGCCCATTATTACCAGCGCGATGAGATACAGGAAGTAGCGGATTTCCGTGGAGATTCGTTTTTGCTGGCGCAAAAGGCGGCGGAAACGGATGCGGATGTGATCGTGTTTTGTGGAGTGCACTTTATGGGAGAAAGCGCGAAAATACTTGCTCCCGACAAGACGGTGCTTATTCCCGATGAGCGCGCCGGATGTCCGATGGCGGATATGGTCAACGTGGACGGTTTGCGGGAACTGAAAAAACGTCATCCCAATGCGAAGGTCGTTACCTATATTAATTCTTCTGCAGAAATCAAGGCGGAGACAGATATCTGCTGTACTTCCTCGAATGCGATCAAGGTTATTCAATCGTTGGATACCGATGAGATCATTTGGGTGCCGGATAAAAATCTCGGGCAATATGTTCAAAAATTCACAGACAAAAAAATGATTATCTGGGAAGGCTACTGTAACACTCATGACATGCTGACCGTCAAAGATATCGAAGAGATGCGAAGTCAGCATCCGAATGCGGAAGTGGTCGTTCACCCCGAATGCCGTCCCGAAGTGGTGGCAATGGCTGATTTCGTCGGCAGTACCACCGCAATCATCGATTACTGCAAAAAATCCGACAGCAAGGAGTTTATTGTAGGTACCGAGGACGGTACGGGTTATCAATTGGAATTGGACAGTCCGGATAAAAAGTTCTACTTTGCAAGCAAATATCTGGTGTGTCCGAACATGAAGGTGAATAACCTGAAAAAGCTTGTCCGCGCTTTGGAGACGATGCAGCCGCAGATTTATGTTCCGCCTCATATTGCGGATAAGGCGAGAGCATCCCTGCTGCGCATGCTTGAGGTGAAGTAA